Proteins from one Gossypium raimondii isolate GPD5lz chromosome 8, ASM2569854v1, whole genome shotgun sequence genomic window:
- the LOC105792172 gene encoding uncharacterized protein LOC105792172, with protein sequence MALIGVPAGHIKLRKTLSFEKKPLMLKDFLLRDDLSSCSSSGFKSFPRQRCCTTVRFLLEAELKKSKDNYSSTTKRLLFRSRSKPGAATISALQRASEVVLNAVKLLPFPSIKSSSSSLSMKRNSSRKVHFTRNFSRKLLKRSFWRKADKEDHQGEIRSCKLFREFLEEKNESSDQNTITNVSTTDTSSYSSTTVTASRVSSNTSSNSWAESEFTADVLQNWSSNSERSSENDIVEAETSLPQKEEVSNTVGEDSINFRKEQDWPNEEGKEQFSPVSVLDCPFHDEEEDSSSPFQDGLPHVEGTKQKLMPKVRRFESLTQLEPVDLEKRIAMAELEDESSLLRSVSVNNNGMSEEKLLKLLKSKFPSEIFKFRADNLLLDFFWETFMVEDKGERHDMGFEDFGVKSLKVVEDWVNGNSQEFVLGWELHEGRKAYLKDMERNENWRNFNEEKEDVGSALELELFSSLVDEVLTDLF encoded by the exons ATGGCTTTGATCGGTGTTCCCGCTGGTCATATTAAGCTTAGGAAAACGCTTTCGTTCGAGAAGAAACCTTTGATGCTCAAAGATTTCCTCCTAAGAGACGATCTGAGTTCCTGCTCTTCTAGTGGTTTCAAATCGTTTCCACGTCAACGTTGCTGCACCACCGTCAGGTTTCTTCTCGAGGCCGAGTTGAAGAAATCCAAAGATAATTACTCAAGCACCACTAAACGGCTTCTTTTCAGAAGCCGTTCGAAACCAGGTGCCGCCACCATTTCAGCTCTGCAAAGAGCTTCAGAAGTTGTTCTTAACGCCGTCAAGCTACTCCCTTTTCCTTCCATCAAGTCATCATCTTCCTCGTTGTCGATGAAAAGAAACAGTTCCAGGAAAGTGCATTTTACCAGGAATTTTTCAAGGAAGCTCTTGAAAAGAAGCTTTTGGAGAAAAGCTGACAAGGAAGATCATCAGGGTGAGATCAGAAGCTGCAAGTTGTTCCGTGAATTTCTTGAAGAGAAAAATGAATCGTCTGATCAGAATACAATTACCAACGTCAGTACCACCGACACCTCCTCCTACTCCTCAACAACCGTTACTGCCAGTAGGGTCTCCTCCAACACAAGCAGTAACAGCTGGGCAGAAAGTGAATTTACTGCGGATGTTTTACAGAATTGGAGCAGTAATTCGGAGAGGTCGAGCGAAAACGACATCGTTGAGGCTGAAACAAGTTTACCCCAGAAGGAAGAAGTCAGCAATACAGTGGGTGAGGATTCCATCAACTTCAGAAAG GAACAGGATTGGCCAAACGAGGAAGGAAAGGAACAGTTTAGTCCAGTGTCTGTTCTAGATTGTCCCTTccatgatgaagaagaagatagtAGCTCTCCTTTCCAAGATGGCTTACCCCATGTGGAAG GGACGAAACAAAAGCTCATGCCAAAGGTTCGAAGGTTTGAGAGCTTGACTCAGCTGGAGCCAGTGGACTTGGAGAAACGAATTGCAATGGCAGAGCTTGAAGATGAATCATCACTCCTCCGCTCAGTCTCTGTCAACAACAATGGCATGTCTGAAGAGAAACTGCTTAAGTTACTGAAATCGAAATTCCCATCAGAGATTTTCAAGTTTAGGGCTGATAATCTATTGTTAGATTTCTTTTGGGAGACATTCATGGTGGAAGATAAAGGCGAACGACATGACATGGGGTTTGAAGATTTTGGGGTCAAATCTTTGAAGGTGGTAGAAGATTGGGTTAATGGGAATTCTCAGGAATTTGTTCTAGGATGGGAGCTGCATGAAGGCAGAAAAGCATACCTGAAAGATATGGAAAGAAATGAAAACTGGAGAAACttcaatgaagaaaaagaagatgtaGGATCAGCTCTAGAGCTTGAGCTTTTCAGTTCCCTGGTGGATGAAGTATTAACTGATCTCTTTTGA